CGGCAAAGTCATATCGGTCAACATAAGCGACAAGAAAGGGGAGAAGAAGCACGGCGTGGGAAGGGCAAAGGCGATCAAGGACTTCGGCCTCGAAAATGACGCCCACGGCGGCTACATGCACCGTCAGATCAGCCTTCTCTCCACGGCGAGCATCGGCAAGATGAAGGAGAAGGGCATCGACGTGGGCTCGGGTGATTTCGCCGAGAACCTCACCATCGAAGGCATAGACCTTCCGGCCCTGCCCATAGGCACCACGCTCAGAATCGGGCGGGAGCTCCTCGTGAGGGTGACCCAGATCGGCAAGGAGTGCCACAGCAGGTGCAATATTTTTCAGCAGGTCGGCGACTGCGTCATGCCGAGAGAAGGCATATTCGTCGAAGTCCTCTCCGGTGGCGACGTGGCCGAAGGCGACGAGATAGAGGTGCTCTGATGGCATTCAGGGCAGCGGTCATCACCATAAGCGATAAAGGCTCAGTGGGTCAAAGGGTCGATACGAGCGGGCCCGCCCTCAAAGAGATCCTCATAAATTCTTTCGAGGTGGGCGATATCACGATCGTGCCCGACGAAGTGCCTATCATCGCCAGGACCATAAAGGAGCTTATCGACGAGCAGGGCATTGACCTCGTCGTCACCACCGGAGGCACCGGGGTAAGCGCGCGCGATGTCACCCCCGAGGCCACGAGGACCGTCATCGACCGGGAATTGCCCGGTTTCGGCGAAGCGATGCGCATGGAGAGCTACAAGATCACGCCGAAGGCCATCATTTCCCGGGCCATTGCGGGGATCAGAAACAAGAGCATTATCGTCAACCTCCCGGGAAGTCCCAAAGCGGCGGTCGAATGCCTCTCCTTCGTGCTGGATGCAATCCCGCATGCCCTGGCCAAAATCCAGGGCGATCAGAGCGACTGCGCTAGCTAATGGTAATTGCGGGAGTCTTGCGCGGGGATTGCATCGGCAGTTGTAAGGGGCTCACGTCGCGCAGTTGTAAGGGGCTCACGTCGCCCCCTCGGCCGGCGAAGCCGGCTGAGCCTCCCCTCGCCTAAAGGCGCCTAATGTTGGTCGCGCTCGCTGTGCGAGCTACATCACGCGGGATGGTCTGAAAGATGGAACCGCGATTGTATGGACGCTGCTCGTTATCATGGACGAGCGAGCTTTTTGGCGCGTCTCTCTGTATTCTTCCTAAGTGCCTAATAATACAACATCATTTAATGGGGCTTGCATCGCTCCTTCGGCCGGCGAAGCCAGCCGAGCCTCCCCCCGTCTAAGGGCGCTGCTTAAGGCACCTACTTCCGGCTACTGTCGGTCTCGCTCGCTTTGCGAGCTACATCACTCGGGACAACGGCGGGAATCGTCAAGTTATGTTGATGTCATTAAGCTAATATTATCAATAGCTTACTGTCCTAACCTTTACAGTTGTAAGCCTTAATGTTGACAAGGTAGATTTTAAAGTTTACAGTTATGTATATCAACATAATATAACAGGGTTTTTGAGGGCTGACTATGGCAGGGATAAGGAAAAGAGGGCAGCAAATAAGAGAATTTATCGTCGAAAACGTTGAAATCAATCCCAAAACAATAATCCCCCTTACCATGGGAAGATTCAGCATTAGTCGGCAAGCCACTCATCAACATATTAGACGCCTGGTGAATGAAGGCACATTAATCAGGTCTAGAAGCGGGTATTATGAATTGTGTCCGAAAGAGGAATGGCATACCACTATTTCGATCGATGAAAACCCATATGAAGATGTTGTATGGCGAAACCAAATTAAAGATAAGTTAGGACATTTGCCGGATAACACTATCGAAATTTGGTACTACGGCTTTACAGAGATGTTCAATAATGTGGTCGATCACTCTGGAAGCGCAACCGCGCATGTAAGCATCATAAAGACTGCATACTCAACGGAGATGAATATAGCCGATTTTGGGATAGGAATTTTTAATAAAATCACCAAAGATATGCATCTCATTGATGAACGACATGCGGTTATCGAATTGACGAAAGGGAAGTTGACGACTGATCCTGAAAAGCATACCGGGGAGGGAGTTTTTTTTACGTCTAGAATGTTTGATACCTTTAGCATTCTGTCGGGAGAAGTCTTCTTGTCGCATACTTATGGAGATGATGAGGACTGGATATTGCAAAATCAAGAACCCGGCGTCGGCACTTTTGTTACCATGAGGCTAAACAATAATACAGCTCGAACCAAGAAACAGATATTCGGCAGATTTACGTCTGATAATGATTTTGGTTTCACTAAAACAGTAGTTCCCGTGAGAATGGCCCAATATGGGGACGAAAAATTGGTCTCCAGATCACAAGCAAAAAGACTTTTGGCGAGAGTAGATCGATTTAAAACCGTACTTTTTGATTTCAAGGAAGTTGAAACGATAGGGCGAGCTTTTGCAGATGAAGTATTCAGGGTTTTTGCAAGTCAACATCCCCATATTGAACTTATTCCGGTAAACGAAAATGATTTGGTCAGGCGGGAGATTGACAATGCCAGACATTATGACGGTCAGGGCTGATGAAATGGGGGCTTGCGTCGCCCCCGTCTAATGCGGCTTACGTCTTCGATCCGTTTATCCCGTGGACCGGGAAGGGGTAGTCTCCGGTCAGGCAGGCGTCGCAGACGTTTGTTTCCATCAGGCCCCGGAGCTGTTCTGCAGAGAGGTACCTGAAGGAATCTACCCCTACCAGATTTTTGAGGTCATCATGGGTGCGGTTCGTGGCGAGGAGCTCGCCCTGTTTGGCCATGGCCATGCCCATATAGCATGGGTGCCTCGGGGGCGGCGCGGTGAGGCGGAAATGGATCTTTCTTGCTCCTGCCGCACGTAATTTCGGTATGAGGATCATGGCGGTCGAACCCCGTACGAGGAGAGTGTCGATGAGGATGATATCCTTTCCCTTCACCATCTCGCGGTTGATCTGGAATTTCTTTTCCGCCTTTTCCAGCCGGTCCTTCTCTTTTGAAATGATAAAAATCCTGCCGATCTCACCTACCGTGGTGATGGCCTCTTTGTAAGGTATGCCTGAGGCGCCGTGGAAGCCGAGGGCGCCGGGGATGGCCGCCTTGGGGATGGGTATCACCATATCCGCTTTCTCCGTCTCATCCCTGGCGAGGAGGATGCCTGCTTTTTCCCGGAATTCATAGATATTGTGCGCAAAGACCTGGCTTGCGGGGGAGGCGTAATCGAGGCATTCGAGGATGCAGGGCCGGGGGTTGGGTTCGGCAAAGGCAAGGGTCCGTACCTCTTCTCCGTCGATGACTATAATCTGACCGGGCTCCACGTCGCCGACCCATTCGAAGCGGTCGCCGAAGGCGCACGTCTCCGAGGCCAGGGCCCACTCGTAATCCCCTTCCTCGCCCCTGCGGCCGAGGGAGAGGGGACGGAAGCCGAAACGGTCGCGGGCGGCGATGAGCTTTCCCTGGTGGAGGATCAGGAGACTGAACGCCGCCTCGTCGGAGAGAAGGCTCAAGGTCTTCACCACCTTCTCTTCCATGGAGGCGCCTTCCGCGCGGACGATCATCTGGAGTATGACCTCCGTATCCGTATCCGTCTGAAAGAGGCCGCCGATCTCCTCCATCATCTGTTTATACCGGGGAAGGTGACCGTTGTGGACTACGGCGATCTTCTCTTTTCCCCAGCTCCCTATGATAGGCTGGGAGTTCCGCTCGCTCGCCTCTCCCGCCGTGGGATAGCGCACATGGCCTATGGCCACGGAGCCGAAATGGAGCCTGCTCAGGGTGGGGAACTGAAAGATCGAGCCCGTTCTCCTCGTTTCGGCAAAAGAACCGTCTTTAAGGCCCGATGCGATGCCCCAGCTCTCCTGTCCCCGGTGCGCGAGGTTCTCGAGGCCCGTGCGCACCTCCACGAAGGCGTTTCCCTTGCCTGCAAAACCAAAAATTCCGCTCATTGTGTCTCCTTTTGAGGCCTCTTTCTAATTACGTAATAGTGTACAATTCAATACACCCTCCGCGCAATCCCCCCGTACCCGGACCGGTCTTTTTACCGGTCTTCCCTTCTGCACCCGGGGCCAAGGAAGGCGCTTCGCCCCCCCTACCTTCGGGGCCACCCGGGCCTACGACCTATTCGTAACGCCCCCGCCCTCTTGGGCATTTGCCCCGCCCTCGCCAGTGACCGTTATTTGTATCATAGCCTTCTCTTTACAATAGATGGATTCCCTGTTTTCCGCAAAAAGATCCTTTCCGCGCTAACTCAACAAGTCGAGCATGGTGCGTCAGGAACAGAACTTGAGTTTTTGTTGACAACTCTGCGAGGATATTCAGCGCTGCAGTTGCTCTGTCATCATCGAAGCGTATCAAAATATCATCGACTATGAATGGCATGGGCTCATTTGAATCAAGGTATTTCTCCAGGCTGGCAATTCTAAGAGCCAGATAAAGTTGGTCTCGCGTTCCATCGCTCATACCCGAAACCCCGATCTTTTCTCCCCTTGGGCGAATTCCCACGAGGATAGGTTCATCCTTATCATTGAAATCCGTCGTCAAACCAGAGAAAGATTCCAGAGTCAAGGCAGAAAAGAGTTGGCTTGCCCTTCGAACAAGGGGCCCCTGGTTTTCATTTCGGTATCGTTCAATTTCTTGGTTGAGTATAGCAGAACACATGCGAAGTCGTATGTAACATTCCACATTCTCTCTCATGGAGGACAGAATACGTTGAGACTGTTCCGCCGCTTCCGCCGCCTTTGCGCTGCCATCCATCTGTAGCAGGATAGTCTGCATACCCCCAATTTTTTGATCCATGTCAGATCTTGTGGCCGCCATCTCCTCTAATTGCTTATCGACCTCAAATATTAAGCCCGGCAGAGAATCATTATCAACCCCTTTTGTCTCCTGAATAAGTTCTTCGAGGGGCATTCCTCCCCCAACTCTGAGAAGACCGGTCTCGAGCGAATCTATTTTTTCCTGAATGGTCTTTTTCAGGGACGACCTTCTCTCGATCTCCTCCAAATCTTCATATCTTGCGCAGCCTGCCCAGACGCACAGAGATTCCAGTCGCTTCAAAGCAATTTTTATCGTTTCTTCTGCTTCGCGCAGGACCGTTTCTTGCTTAGCTAACCTATTTTCCAGATCAGCCAGCCTGGCAGAATCGGTCTTTGCTTTACTTAACGTTGAATCAAGCTTCACCACTATCTGCTCTACCGAGTTATCGTTCAGTTCCGAAGCGACGCTTTCGGAAAGACTTTTTACGTCTGCTGAGAATTTTGCGGCGTCGCGATTAATCCCAGACACACGCTGTTCAATTGAATCCTTTTCATCTACCTTCTTGAATAGCTCGTCAAACTTCGAAAGGACCGCATAGGCTTCAGCGGGAGACGCCTGCGATTCAAGGCCAAGCCTGGAAAGCGCAGTTGCCCAGCCCGACTGCCAGTCTTTATACTTCTTCTCTAAAGTTTCGTGGTTATGATACAGGCCTTTTGTATCATTTTCGAGCTTGCTTATATGTTCGTTCAATTCGGCGCGTTTGCGATTGACAGCGTCAATAGACTCGATAACGGACTGGCAATAATCCAAGAGATCATCGAAAGCTTTGTTCGTGTCCAACTTTAAACCAAGATCACCGAGGCAAGCGATAAGTCCTGCACGGTATTCCCCGATCTGCCCAACTATCTGCTCATAGTTCCGGCGTAGCTCTCTTGATTTACTGGATTTTTCCAGGAGGGCGTCTTGTTTGATGGTCCAAGCCCGCATTTCTTTCGGGGGCAGAGGTTTGATACCGGACGCTTTCCAATGGTCAGTCCATTCAACTTCTATCTTACACAGATGATCGGCTAGATTTTGTCTGCTCCCTTCGATATCTTTGAGGTATTGCTGGGCCCCGGCTTTTTGTGCAATGAGATTCGCATTTTGGGCCACTCGATCCGCTTCCCGGCGAAGCCTGTCGGATATTTCGTCGGCTTGTACCACGCTTTTCTCGTATGCTTTCGGAAGGGGATCTTGGGCATCGAAAGCGGCTATTTCTTCCTCAACGGCGTCATTGTCTATCCAGGAACGAAGTATCAGGCCCCAACCGCTGCTCCTTCTTTCTCTCGCCTGCGAAAGTTCATTTTCCGTAGGAACTGTCCCGGCCATACAAAGTGCTTCAATTTGAGCCTCTATTTTGGCAAGATCCCCCCTCGTCTGCTTTTCCTTATCGTCAAGACCGGCCATCTTTGTGGCAATCTCCTGAAAGCTCATTTCGAAACGATCAACGGTTTCCGGCGATGGAATTGTGATTGTTTCCAACTTTTCGATGCGGCCTTCCCATAGAGGCAGCCTGTCTAAATCTATCTTCAATTGCTCTTCCACGCGCTGGACGCCGGTTAAGGCCTCCTGGAGACTTAAAGTCAGGTCCCCTCGCTTCCGGGCGCTCGAGACGGCTGATTTAAGCGCATTAATGTCTCTCGGGGCCTCTAGAGAGTGTAGCTCTTCCGTCGCTTTCGCAAGTTCTCCCCTCGTTTTCTGGATATCTTTGTCGGATCTAGCCAACGCGTCCAGAATCGCCTGGTGGCTCCCGCCAAGCCCCTGGACTTTGGCGCGCAGGCTCGCCTCGGGGCGCACAATCACACATTCTTTCACGTCTGCGCCTGGCTTGATTTCCGAACAAAGGACCTCGATTTCTCGTTTCAATTGGTGAACGTTTCTCTCGAGTCCACCAAGATCCTGAAGGCCCTTTCTATAACTCCCCAGTCGCTGGTGGAGTTCGGATATCGTATCAGCCTGGTCAAGAAATCCCTCTGGAACGCTGATCTGGGTCATGTTGCTCTTCAGTTGTTCCATGTCATCAGTTGAGCGTTCCCTGACTTCAAGAGCCGTTCTAAGTTGCTCCAGGTATTCCCTCCTTTTCTTTGCAAAATCGTCATCAATAATAACCACTTCGCCAAGTTCCAGAAGATCAGATATCCATTTGGTTCGTACTGCAATATCAGGCAATGTTTGCTGTAAACGCCGGAGACGGCTGGCCTCATATTGAACGCCTTTAATCTTCTCCGACAACCCCGCCCTCTCCCCAAGAGCTTTTTTGAGTTCGTCATTCTGTTCAGACCATTTTCTGCTTGAAAGTGATGCTTCGGAAACAGTCTTTTTGAGGTCGGAATAGTCGTTTATGGCTTTATTGAGAGCCTGGGTCTGCCCTCTGGGACGGAAAAGCGCATCCGCTTCATTATCGAACTCCTGAAGGATGGCCCTCAAATCCACTCCTCCGATCCCTGCCGAAAAGAGACTTTGTCCCACGTCACCGCCTTCTTTCAGAATGCTTTGGCCACCGCGGGCCAATGAATCATGGTCGATACCGAAGAAAGCTTCAAATATTTCTTTATCGACCCCTTGGAGAAACCTCTGAAGGACTGTCTCGTCCAAGGGCTTTTCATCAAGGTCAAGTAAGGTGTTCTTTGTCCCCTTCCTTCTTATCAAGGAAAGGGCGGAGCCATCAGAGGCGTGAATGGACCCGCCGATCCTTAGTTTGGTATTATCATGAAGGAAATTATCGGTGGAATGGTGTGGAATGCCGAAAAAAAGCGATACCAGCGCCCGAAGCGCAGAAGATTTGCCCGCCTCATTACGCCCGTAAAGGATATGAAAATCTGCATCTCCCGTGTCAAAAACAAGGTTAAGACCTGTGAACGGACCGAAAGAGAGCAATCGCAGTTCGTCCATCCTCATCGGTCGCCTCCGAAGGATAAAATCCTGGAGAGCAACATATGTTTCACCTCTTCCGCGACACGGGAGAGGCTCTCTTTGTTTTCCGGATGGACGGCGTCGCCATCATTCAAGTATTCATGTGGGAGCTTGCGGAAAAGGTCGCCAAAGCCTTGAAACATATCCTCTAAGGCCGTTTCATCATACTGCAGATTATGGATCGAACGCGAAAGTCCTCCCAAGGCATCGTCTCGCCTCGTCAGTTCGTCCGGATCAGATGCGCCTGTCGTATTGATACATATCTTTTCAACCCAAATGCTTCCATTACCGACATCGGTGGCGACTGCCCTTATTTCACTTTTCAAACGCTCTGAATCTGTGAGAAGCTTGCCATGTACTTTTGATGAACCATGAAGCCGGATTCGAAGGGCGGTCGGCTCGCTCTCGTTCGTTCGTAACTCTTCTTTCAAGGCTTCGTCGGCCAGGTCAATAATTTCATCGGTATCAGTGACGCCGGTAATGTTTACATCAGCAATGGACCATCGAAAAACGTCGAGTCGTTTAAATTCGACGTTTGTCACCGTTCCATCCTCTGCGGACACCAATGTGCACCCTTTGGCCCCGGTCTCACGAACGTTCCTACCCTGGCAATTTCCGGGAAACACGACCCAAGGCTCCCGATGAATAATTTCTCTATTGTGCACGTGTCCTAAGGCCCAATACTCATAGCCACGAGACAGCAATTCGTCCAGAGAACATGGCGCATAAGGTTCATATCCTTTGCGCCCGTCTAGGCAGGTATGGAGGAGCCCGATATTTAATAACCCTGAGAGTGGTTTCGGATAGTGGGCTGCAAGGTTATCAGTAACTGCCCTGGTCGAAAAACCTTGCCCATGGATGGCTACTCCGGCACTTTCAAGAATGACAGATTCCGCCTTGTGGACGGAGAGCATTTTTACATTATCAGGTATGCGGAGGTTCTTTGTGATCTGACTTGCAGCATCGTGGTTGCCGGCAACAATGACCACCCTAACGCCCGCCTCCCGCAATTCGATCATCCTTGTCAGGAAGAATAAGCCTGTGTTGTAATCCTTCCAATCTCCGTCATAAAGATCTCCTGCAATCATTACAAAATCAACATCTTCGTTGATCGCCAGCTCAACAAGGTTTTGCAGTGCTCTGCGTGTTGCAGCCCGCACTTCTTCCACGGGAGCACCATCATACCTCTCAAGCCCTATCATGGGGCTGTCCAAGTGGATATCAGCAGCATGGATGAATTTCATTTTGGCTCCAGGTTGATCTGGTTCAGAATCGTTGTTTGTCTTCTATGGCTGTTCAGGCCCGGCGGTCAAAGCTATACAGCCAGTTACCGTTTTCATTTTGCCGTATCTCTCTCCCGGTCGTATTGAATTCCAGACAGGCCCCCATAGTATACCCGATTTTCCGGTGATTTTACATGGCATAGGGGTCACTGGGATCGGGTCAACAGGAGATCCGGTGATTATGATATAATAGAGGACGAAGTCCCCGCACGGGTGCTCCGACAAGACAAAGAAGTCTTAGGAGGGATTCATGGAAGAATCGGTTCTCAATGGAAAGCATCTGCTCGCCGTCGACGATGAGCCGGATGTACTTACCGTACTGGAAGAAGAGGTCATGCAGGACTGCCCGAGCTGCACTTTCGACAAGGCAACGGATTACGAAGGGGCGGCCCGTCTCATCAAGACCGGCAATTACGATGTGGTCATACTCGATATCATGGGGGTCAGGGGGTTCGATCTCCTCGAGATCGCCGTCTCCCGTAACCTCAAGGTGGCCATGCTCACCGCCCACGCACTCACCCCCGAAGCACTAAAAAAGTCTCATACCATGGGTGCCCGGGCCTACCTCCCCAAAGACAAGCTTGGCGAGATCGTCCCCTTTCTTGAAGATGTGCTCAGTTACGAATTTCTTCCCGGATGGAAGCGCCTCCTGGACCGGCTGGAGGATCATTTCAACGAGCATTTCGGGGCCGGCTGGAAACAGACGGCGGACCTCGTCTCCTGGTAGGCCGGGGATATCTCGAAAGGAGGCGTTTTCATGGAAAAGGAAAACAGGCCTCAGGAAAAAACTGAAGGGTCCATAGGGGCGCGTTTCCAGAAAGAGACGAAGTATACGCCCGAAAACATCGGCGGCCACACGCTCGACTGGGACCATATGCCGAAGGCCTTCAAGGAATATGAAAACCCCCTCGCCAGGATCGCGCTTCCGAAGCCGGAGATAGGCGGCGAAACCGATATCTGGAGGATTCTCGCGAAAAGGAGGTCCCGAAGGGCCTTCGATCACAAAAAGACCCTTACTGCCGGAACCCTTTCGGCGCTCCTCTGGGCCACCCAGGGCATTACCTCCCCTTATGGTCAGGGCGGATTCAGAACCGCCCCCTCCGCAGGGGGCCTTTATCCCATCGAAACGTATCTGCATATAAGAGCGGTAGAGGGAATTGACGCCGGCCTCTATCACTTGAGGCCCCGCGAGTTCGACCTGGAGTTTCTCAGAAAGGGTGACTTCTCAATTACCCTTGCCCGGGCCGGCCTCGACCAGTCCGTGCTCGCCGAAGCCCACACCGTCTTTATCTGGTCAGCATATATAGAGCGGTCGAAATGGAAGTACCGCGAACGTGCCTACAGGTACATCTACCTCGACGCCGGCCATATCGCGCAAAACCTCTATCTCGCCGCCGAAGCCCTCCATCTCGGCACCTGCGCCGTAGGCGCCTTCTTTGACGGCGAAGTAAACGATCTCATCGGCCTGGACGGAAAAGAAGAGACGGTGATTTACATGGCGGCGGTGGGGCGGCCGGTCTGAGAGGCGTAATAAGTCTCTAGAATTAAGGACTGGAATTCGGAAAAGGAAAACCGGAAAACGGAAAAAGTGAAAAGAGCCGTCGTACGGGTGCTTCTAAACCCTCCGCGATACCGTAACAATCAAAAGACTTAAGGGGGCGTGCCCTTTAGGCTTTGAGGCCGCCTGCTCTCCGCATGGACAATCGTGCCCATGCTGCTTATGTTCGTGCAAGATGTGCAGTGAACGATTGCATGAGGATTGCAGCTTTTATTTCAAGTGGATAGCACTCTTTGTCGTTGCCGTCTCGCTTCTGCCGGCGATTGATTATTACCCCTGCTTTCCCGGGGATGTGGCGATAGGGCAATGGGTACAACGTGTGGTTTCCCCGGACCTGACGTGGGCTGAAGAAATCTCCCATACCGCGAAATTCCCCTCCTTCGCATCCCTCCTCCTGCTGGCGCTGGTCCTTTCCTGGAGCCTCGCGGGGTGGCGCGGCGCCATCCTTTGTCTTGCGAGCCTTTTTGGGATGCTCGTCTTCGGTCACTGGATAGGACCTCTGATTACGCGGCCCCGGCCTTCGCCCGAGCTGGTCCACCTGTTCCGGCCCCTGTCCGGGCACAGTTTTCCGTCCATGTTTGCCTTACGATACGGTTCCGTTTTCGGATTTCTTGCGGTTCTGGCTATCAGGACGAGCTCGGGCCCGGTCCGGGTCGCGATCCTGATAGCCTGCGCCCTTCTTCTTTCCGTCGGCGGTATTGCACGGGTCGCCCTCGGGGCCCATTGGGCGAGCGATGTAATAATCTCTTATTATATCGCGATCCTTTGGGCGGCCTGGGTCGTGTCGCTCGGGATGCCCGACCGGGGGGCGCGGGAAACAGAGAATTTGGGGAGGATCTGAAATGGCATGGCAAGACAGAGGGACGAAGAAGGGCATGGCAATCCTTCTGGCGGGCCTGTTCTTTATCGCTGCGCTCGCTGCATGTCAGGAAACGACGAAGCCGGTTACCGCCTCCATGGAGGCACAGGTTTTCTCCGAGGTCACCGACGCCTCGGTCCCTTCCGAAGGGATGGCGTGCCTGACGCTCCGGTCTTCCGTGAAGATACCTACCCCCGAGCATTATGTCCTCCATAGAATAGAGAAGCCTTCCCTGGAAGGCGGATTTCCCTTTGAATTGGAAGTGGACGGACAGGAGATCCTATGGAAGGTGGAGGGAGCCCCGGGGGTAGACCCCGTGTATGGACCTCAGGGCAGAATAGCCGAAGGTGGCGTGGGCATGCGTTACGTGCTGGAAAAGACGATCGGTCTCGCAGAGGGCCCCCATCACCTGGTATTCGGCGTCCCCTATGACGACTTTTATATGGAAGTGAATGTCTTTCTCGAAGGAGGTGAAACCCACACCCTCGAATTTCAGCCGGTTTACGCCATGGGCAGAAAGGGGTACCGGACCTTCTTCCGGGGCATCAGCATGACCGCGGTCTTCCTCGATGGGGTGAGGATCAATTAAGGCCCCACACGTGACGCCCCATGTGAGAGTAATAATAATATCAGGTAGAGTCTCACAGTACGAACCGCCCGCCTGCGACGCCGGGAACTCTCCCGGCGTCGCATCCTGCTTTTCCATTTATGTTGCAGCCAGTGCGGCCCTTCTCTTCGCCACCCTGCGGCGCAGATAGATCTTCGTAAGCTCGGCGGCGATGGAGTCGCCGAAGATGAAAGGCAGCATGAAGAGCCAGTCGTCAAAACCCAGTGAAACCGTATTGAAGATAGGCTGCACAAAAGGCACATAGAGAATCACGAGCACCAGTGCCGCGGAGCCCGCGGTTGCCCAGTTCATGGTCTTGTTGGAGAAGAAGCCGAGAGAGAAGACCGAGTGGTATTGGGAGCGGGCGGTAAAGGCCCTGATCAGCTCGGACATGCTCAGGGTTGCGAACGCGATGGTCTGGGCGTGGGCGAGATTGCCGGGATACCTGCCCAGGGCGATGGAGAAGGCACCCAGAACGAGGGCAGTCATGACCACTGCCTGCACGATTGCGGAGAACGCCATATCGCTGTTTATGACCGGCTCTTTCGTCGAGCGGGGCGGCTGATCCATGAGATCGGGCTCTCCCTTCTCGAGTCCCAGGGCAAGGGCAGGGGCTCCGTCGGTCACCAGGTTCAGGACAAGGAGTTGGACGGGTCTGAGCGGCATAGGAAGGCCGAGGAGCATGGCGAAGAAGATAATGAAGATCTCGCCGATGTTGCAGGAGATGAGGTAGAAGACGAACTT
Above is a genomic segment from Syntrophorhabdaceae bacterium containing:
- a CDS encoding SagB/ThcOx family dehydrogenase, producing the protein MEKENRPQEKTEGSIGARFQKETKYTPENIGGHTLDWDHMPKAFKEYENPLARIALPKPEIGGETDIWRILAKRRSRRAFDHKKTLTAGTLSALLWATQGITSPYGQGGFRTAPSAGGLYPIETYLHIRAVEGIDAGLYHLRPREFDLEFLRKGDFSITLARAGLDQSVLAEAHTVFIWSAYIERSKWKYRERAYRYIYLDAGHIAQNLYLAAEALHLGTCAVGAFFDGEVNDLIGLDGKEETVIYMAAVGRPV
- a CDS encoding phosphatase PAP2 family protein, translated to MHEDCSFYFKWIALFVVAVSLLPAIDYYPCFPGDVAIGQWVQRVVSPDLTWAEEISHTAKFPSFASLLLLALVLSWSLAGWRGAILCLASLFGMLVFGHWIGPLITRPRPSPELVHLFRPLSGHSFPSMFALRYGSVFGFLAVLAIRTSSGPVRVAILIACALLLSVGGIARVALGAHWASDVIISYYIAILWAAWVVSLGMPDRGARETENLGRI